Proteins from a genomic interval of Polaribacter sp. Q13:
- a CDS encoding CAL67264 family membrane protein: protein MGMNKNTVLGWATMLMLLMGIILILMGAYRYEDVAGWGFATVGIGFFCIAWVFNALKGRV, encoded by the coding sequence ATGGGAATGAATAAAAATACGGTATTAGGATGGGCAACCATGTTAATGCTATTGATGGGGATTATTCTAATTTTAATGGGAGCTTATAGATACGAGGATGTAGCAGGATGGGGTTTTGCCACTGTAGGTATTGGTTTCTTTTGTATTGCATGGGTTTTTAATGCCTTAAAAGGAAGAGTATAA
- a CDS encoding DUF4249 family protein, producing the protein MKKQFILPFLFILLFSNCEKVIEVDVPSIEPKLVIDASFEVFFDENPVTANTTVKLSLSADYFEDEIPPVTNATVTLTNLSDNTIIPFVDTNADGNFKPINPFIPADDITYELTVIYENETYKGKATKIKSTVINTITQGDDTLFSDDEIELKILFSDNIEEDNYYLFNIDTYNFVNIEDTYFNGSKYNFSYFYEDENIELPKEIEVKLSGISKEYNTYFSILLNQSGESGGGPFQSAPTSLLGNIINTTNETNFPLGYFHISETDTFTINLIDKE; encoded by the coding sequence ATGAAAAAACAATTTATACTTCCTTTTTTATTTATATTACTTTTTTCTAATTGTGAAAAAGTAATAGAGGTTGATGTTCCTTCTATTGAACCAAAATTAGTAATTGATGCTAGTTTTGAAGTATTCTTTGATGAAAACCCGGTAACAGCAAATACCACTGTAAAACTAAGTTTATCTGCAGATTATTTTGAAGATGAAATTCCCCCTGTTACAAATGCAACCGTTACTTTAACTAACTTATCTGATAATACTATAATTCCTTTTGTAGACACAAATGCTGATGGGAATTTTAAACCTATAAATCCTTTTATTCCTGCGGATGATATAACGTATGAATTGACTGTTATTTATGAAAACGAAACTTATAAAGGAAAAGCTACAAAAATAAAATCTACCGTTATTAATACTATTACACAAGGAGATGATACCCTTTTTTCTGATGACGAAATAGAGTTGAAAATTTTATTTTCGGACAATATAGAAGAAGATAATTACTATCTTTTTAATATTGATACCTATAATTTTGTTAATATTGAAGACACCTATTTTAATGGATCTAAATATAATTTTTCTTATTTTTATGAAGACGAAAATATTGAATTACCTAAAGAAATAGAGGTCAAATTATCTGGAATATCTAAAGAATATAACACCTATTTTTCCATTTTATTAAATCAAAGTGGAGAAAGTGGTGGTGGTCCGTTTCAATCTGCTCCAACCTCTTTGTTAGGAAACATAATTAACACCACAAACGAAACTAATTTTCCTTTAGGCTATTTTCATATTTCTGAAACAGATACTTTTACTATAAATTTAATAGATAAAGAATAG
- the murQ gene encoding N-acetylmuramic acid 6-phosphate etherase: protein MTFIKTTEQDSKYNHLEKMSVTELLSNINNEDKTVPLAVEKALSQIEALTVQIVNKLQNGGRLFYLGAGTSGRLGVVDASECPPTFGVSPQLVVGIIAGGDIAIRNAVEFAEDSTNQGWLDLQAHNITNKDAVVGIAASGTTPYVISALEECNKNNIITGCIACNKNSPLGQVAQFPIEVIVGPEFVTGSSRMKAGTAQKLVLNMLSTVTMIQLGKIKGNKMVDMQLSNNKLVERGQIMLAKELNIDQKKASELLIKFGNVRNAIKNYKK from the coding sequence ATGACATTTATTAAAACAACCGAGCAAGATTCTAAGTACAATCATCTAGAAAAGATGTCTGTAACAGAACTTTTAAGCAACATAAATAACGAAGACAAAACGGTACCTTTAGCTGTAGAAAAAGCATTGTCACAAATTGAAGCTTTAACCGTACAAATTGTAAATAAATTACAAAACGGCGGGAGACTTTTTTATTTAGGAGCAGGTACTTCTGGTAGATTAGGTGTTGTAGATGCCTCTGAATGTCCACCTACTTTTGGTGTTTCTCCTCAATTAGTTGTTGGTATTATAGCCGGCGGAGATATTGCTATTAGAAACGCAGTTGAGTTTGCCGAAGATTCTACGAACCAAGGTTGGTTAGATTTACAAGCACACAACATTACTAATAAAGATGCTGTTGTTGGTATTGCGGCTTCGGGTACAACGCCTTATGTAATTTCTGCTTTAGAAGAATGTAATAAAAACAATATTATAACGGGTTGTATTGCTTGTAATAAAAATAGTCCTTTAGGGCAAGTTGCACAGTTTCCTATAGAAGTTATTGTGGGACCAGAGTTTGTTACTGGAAGTTCTAGAATGAAAGCCGGAACTGCACAAAAATTAGTTCTAAACATGTTGTCTACCGTTACCATGATTCAATTAGGAAAAATTAAAGGGAATAAAATGGTAGACATGCAGCTTTCTAACAATAAACTGGTAGAAAGAGGCCAAATAATGTTAGCTAAAGAATTAAATATCGACCAAAAGAAAGCAAGTGAGTTGTTAATTAAATTTGGTAATGTTAGAAACGCTATTAAAAATTATAAAAAATGA
- a CDS encoding TonB-dependent receptor — MFYLKKLLFVTLLLLSITAFSQERYTISGTVYDDSNNETLIGVSIYFPELNSGTTTNQYGFFSITLPKEIYKIQVSYIGFSTIMETINLKEKTSKNFYLKEESENLDEIIIEGNVENLNVRTPQMSVNRLTSATIKQIPVVLGEADIIKSLILLPGVTSAGEGASGFNVRGGAADQNLILLDEAIVFNSSHLFGFFSVFNPDVIKDVKLYKGGIPAKYGGRLSSVLDIYQKEGNSKEFKATGGIGLVSSRLLIEGPIKKEKVSFLVGGRSSYAHLFLPLFDNDNTAYFYDLNTKVNYRINDRNSIFFSGYFGKDIFGISDSFVNEYGNKVGNLRWNHLFSDKLFSNLSLIYSDYFYGLTLDFIGFEWDSGITNYNLKYDFNHYINNKFKLSYGINNIYTKFNPGEILPNREDSGIVPKKLIDKYSNEFAAYIDAEHKISDKLRLQYGIRFSNFTRLGQDELNVYANDEAVIYNEEFKKYESAEAIDTESFNRSNVIRSFNNFEPRISMSYILDNHTSIKASYNRMAQYLHLLSNTSSPTPLDVWTPSGKYIKPQLLDQYAVGYFKSLKNGDYSIETEVFYKDIQNRIDYINGANLIANNEIETVILNGKARAYGLEFLLKKNAGKFKGWFAYTLSKSEQLTQGRTATEPGINSGEWYNTPYDKTHDFSINASYELNEKWKFNTNFVFQTGQPTNYPVGQYEIQSLNVPIYDDNRRNADRLPAYHRLDVSATLTPEKNKNRRWQGEWVFGIYNLYGRQNAASINFTQNDETYRNEAIQTSIFGLVPSVTYNFKF, encoded by the coding sequence ATGTTTTATTTGAAAAAACTACTTTTCGTAACACTATTATTATTAAGCATTACTGCTTTTTCTCAAGAAAGATATACAATTAGTGGTACTGTTTATGACGATAGTAATAATGAAACTTTAATTGGAGTTTCCATATACTTTCCTGAATTAAACTCTGGAACCACAACCAATCAATATGGGTTCTTTTCTATAACCCTACCAAAAGAAATATACAAAATACAGGTAAGTTATATTGGTTTTAGTACTATAATGGAAACGATCAACCTAAAAGAAAAAACATCTAAAAACTTCTACTTAAAAGAAGAATCTGAAAATTTAGATGAAATTATTATAGAAGGTAATGTAGAAAACTTGAATGTGAGAACACCTCAAATGAGTGTTAACAGACTTACATCTGCAACTATAAAACAAATACCCGTTGTATTGGGAGAAGCAGATATTATTAAATCTTTAATCTTATTACCTGGAGTTACAAGTGCGGGAGAAGGCGCTTCTGGTTTTAATGTAAGAGGTGGTGCTGCAGATCAGAATTTAATTTTATTAGACGAAGCAATTGTTTTTAATTCGTCTCATTTATTTGGATTTTTCTCTGTTTTTAATCCAGATGTAATCAAAGATGTTAAACTATATAAAGGAGGAATTCCTGCAAAATATGGCGGAAGATTATCGTCTGTTTTAGATATTTATCAAAAAGAAGGAAACAGTAAAGAGTTTAAAGCAACCGGAGGAATTGGTTTGGTTTCATCTAGATTATTAATTGAAGGTCCTATAAAAAAAGAAAAAGTATCTTTCTTAGTTGGCGGAAGATCTTCTTACGCTCATTTATTCTTACCGCTTTTTGATAATGATAACACCGCTTATTTTTATGATTTAAACACAAAGGTAAACTACCGAATAAACGACAGAAATAGTATTTTCTTTTCTGGTTATTTTGGAAAGGATATTTTTGGAATTAGTGATAGCTTTGTAAATGAATATGGAAATAAAGTAGGAAACCTGCGTTGGAATCATCTTTTTTCTGATAAATTATTCTCTAACTTATCTTTAATTTATTCTGATTATTTCTATGGATTAACGCTAGATTTTATTGGTTTTGAGTGGGATTCTGGTATTACAAATTACAATCTGAAATACGATTTTAATCATTACATTAATAATAAATTTAAATTGAGTTATGGAATAAACAATATCTATACAAAATTTAATCCAGGAGAGATTTTGCCAAATAGAGAAGATTCTGGAATTGTTCCTAAAAAATTAATTGACAAATACTCCAATGAATTTGCTGCCTATATAGATGCTGAACACAAAATTAGCGACAAATTAAGATTGCAATACGGAATTCGTTTTAGCAACTTTACAAGATTAGGACAAGATGAATTAAATGTATACGCCAATGATGAAGCTGTAATTTATAATGAAGAATTTAAAAAATATGAATCTGCAGAGGCAATAGATACAGAATCTTTTAATAGAAGTAATGTTATTAGAAGTTTTAACAACTTTGAGCCTAGAATTTCTATGTCTTACATTTTAGATAATCATACGTCTATAAAAGCAAGTTACAATAGAATGGCACAGTATTTGCATTTATTATCTAACACCTCATCTCCTACTCCATTAGATGTTTGGACGCCAAGTGGAAAATATATAAAACCTCAACTTTTAGATCAATATGCCGTTGGGTATTTTAAATCCTTAAAAAATGGTGATTATTCCATAGAAACAGAAGTATTTTATAAAGACATTCAAAATAGAATAGATTACATAAATGGGGCCAATTTAATTGCTAATAATGAAATTGAAACCGTAATTTTAAACGGAAAAGCAAGAGCTTATGGCTTAGAATTCTTACTTAAAAAGAACGCCGGAAAGTTTAAAGGTTGGTTTGCTTATACATTATCTAAGTCAGAACAATTAACACAAGGAAGAACGGCCACCGAACCCGGAATTAACAGTGGAGAATGGTATAATACTCCGTATGATAAAACACATGATTTCTCTATAAATGCAAGTTACGAGTTGAATGAGAAATGGAAATTCAATACTAATTTTGTTTTTCAAACAGGACAACCTACAAATTACCCTGTAGGTCAATATGAAATACAAAGTTTAAATGTACCAATTTATGATGATAATAGAAGAAATGCAGATAGATTACCTGCTTATCATCGATTAGATGTTTCTGCAACCTTAACTCCTGAAAAGAATAAAAACAGAAGGTGGCAAGGAGAATGGGTTTTTGGAATTTATAATTTATATGGCCGTCAAAATGCAGCATCTATAAACTTTACACAGAATGATGAAACCTACAGAAACGAAGCGATACAAACTTCTATTTTTGGTTTAGTGCCTTCTGTAACCTATAATTTTAAATTCTAA
- a CDS encoding sensor histidine kinase: MDTVLKDFLLAESIRNKEKDSYGLIASYSHLSEFYFEKNKVKSLFYANKMYKMSKTEKNPQDQIEAIDIITTLQTPQKSIKYYKESIRLRDSLKEVETQKKYKFAKIKYNYEEEEKEKLKFKTLAIENKLVAEKEESQKKNILISGVFLTSGLLFLIYRRKEQHKKRILQESYNTEIRIAKKLHDELGNDIYNTLTKVQNPEINSEEIINDLDKIYLQTRAISHENDSIETGANFEKYFRNLVASYNSDSCKIILKDLSCLDLNNLKKGKQIVMYRVFNELFVNMKKHSKASLVVLACKKTNHNVEISYADNGVGFKEDVIIFKNGLKNMETRIKSINGIINFENKPNKGLKVNIHFKN; this comes from the coding sequence ATGGATACTGTTTTAAAAGATTTTTTATTAGCAGAATCCATTAGAAATAAAGAAAAAGATAGTTATGGATTGATAGCAAGTTACAGTCATTTGTCGGAATTCTATTTTGAAAAGAATAAAGTTAAGTCATTATTTTATGCGAATAAGATGTACAAAATGTCTAAAACAGAAAAAAACCCACAAGATCAAATAGAAGCTATAGATATAATTACAACACTTCAAACTCCTCAAAAATCTATTAAGTACTATAAAGAAAGTATTCGGTTAAGAGATAGTTTAAAAGAAGTAGAAACCCAAAAAAAATATAAATTTGCTAAAATTAAATACAATTATGAAGAAGAGGAAAAGGAAAAACTGAAATTTAAAACACTTGCCATAGAAAATAAGTTAGTTGCAGAAAAAGAAGAAAGTCAGAAAAAAAACATTTTAATTTCTGGAGTATTTTTAACTTCTGGTTTATTGTTTTTAATTTACAGAAGAAAAGAACAACATAAAAAACGAATTTTACAAGAAAGTTATAATACAGAAATAAGGATCGCAAAAAAATTACATGATGAATTAGGGAACGATATTTATAATACACTTACAAAAGTTCAAAATCCTGAAATTAATTCCGAAGAAATTATAAATGATTTAGATAAAATATATCTTCAAACTCGGGCAATTTCTCATGAAAATGACTCTATTGAAACGGGGGCTAATTTTGAAAAATATTTTAGAAATCTAGTAGCAAGTTATAATTCTGATAGTTGTAAAATTATATTAAAAGACTTGTCTTGTTTAGATTTAAATAATTTAAAGAAAGGCAAACAGATTGTTATGTATCGAGTTTTTAATGAGCTTTTTGTAAACATGAAAAAGCATAGCAAAGCAAGTTTAGTAGTTTTGGCTTGCAAGAAAACAAACCATAATGTAGAAATTAGCTATGCAGATAATGGAGTAGGATTTAAAGAAGATGTAATTATTTTTAAAAATGGACTTAAAAATATGGAAACCCGTATAAAATCTATTAATGGAATCATTAACTTTGAAAATAAGCCTAACAAAGGTTTAAAAGTAAATATTCATTTTAAAAATTAA
- a CDS encoding DUF6695 family protein, whose protein sequence is MSNQKTDGIIIILSYPDTVVRPAYWEPSSKIWPLIGIGGKHAVQAGHAALLLIKKEEPEISYFDFGRYITTYSNGRVRCKKTDPELEVSINAKFKNGTLTNLKDILLWIEKHPEKTHGDGRLVASVHNEIDFSKAHQFIHQLIDEKEIPYGAFIKKGTNCARFVTDAIITSSSNKKIGKQLKKSNLLTPSPIGNVIKGNTNNIIYTIYKQEIKVYKNRSILKEYKASFFKKFNNEPNLIGTEHPNIKVFELKKGTWLGGIGSGAWFKIEQQVNLEIYKIARYTAEGKKDFEALFSINKTCFNPSIAHNFMHPTNCKEVFIQQKDKKYYFKKNI, encoded by the coding sequence ATGAGCAATCAAAAGACTGACGGAATTATAATAATTCTCTCTTATCCTGATACGGTTGTGAGACCTGCTTATTGGGAGCCTTCAAGTAAAATTTGGCCTCTAATTGGTATTGGAGGCAAACATGCTGTACAGGCTGGACATGCAGCCTTATTATTGATTAAAAAAGAAGAACCTGAAATCAGTTATTTCGATTTTGGTAGATATATTACCACTTATAGTAACGGACGGGTTAGATGTAAAAAAACAGATCCGGAACTTGAAGTTTCTATAAATGCTAAATTTAAAAATGGAACCTTAACCAACTTAAAAGATATTTTACTTTGGATAGAAAAGCATCCAGAAAAAACGCATGGTGACGGCAGATTAGTAGCTAGTGTTCATAATGAAATTGACTTTAGCAAAGCGCATCAATTTATTCATCAATTAATTGATGAAAAAGAAATTCCTTATGGTGCTTTTATAAAAAAAGGAACCAATTGTGCCAGATTTGTAACGGATGCTATTATTACTTCTTCTTCAAATAAAAAAATTGGTAAACAACTAAAAAAGTCGAATCTATTAACACCGAGTCCTATTGGAAATGTTATTAAAGGAAATACAAACAACATAATTTATACCATTTATAAACAAGAAATTAAGGTTTATAAAAATAGATCCATTCTAAAAGAATACAAAGCTTCTTTTTTTAAGAAATTTAATAATGAACCTAATTTAATTGGCACAGAACACCCGAATATAAAAGTTTTTGAATTAAAAAAAGGAACTTGGCTAGGTGGAATTGGAAGTGGTGCATGGTTTAAAATTGAACAACAAGTAAATCTTGAAATATATAAAATAGCCAGATATACAGCCGAAGGAAAGAAAGATTTTGAGGCTTTATTTTCTATAAACAAAACCTGTTTTAACCCATCAATTGCTCATAATTTTATGCATCCTACCAATTGTAAAGAGGTTTTTATTCAACAAAAAGATAAAAAGTACTATTTTAAAAAAAATATTTAA
- a CDS encoding response regulator has translation MFKKVLVVEDFDVINSGIKMALEGLNIKEVDYISYCDEAFLKIKNAFLMGTPYQLIISDLSFENDGTPQELKSGDELIEKIRQEFPKLKIIVFSVEDKSYRIQNLYKNLKIQAYIWKNRNGLKELKKAIDFVSSSDQFYISPELNTTIHPKKTIEITDVDIFLIDFLSKGLLQEAISKKLKEKGIKPSSISAIEKRLKLLKEHFNANNPAHLVAIAKDLGLI, from the coding sequence ATGTTTAAAAAAGTTTTAGTTGTAGAAGATTTTGATGTTATTAATAGCGGAATTAAAATGGCGTTAGAAGGGCTTAACATAAAAGAGGTAGATTATATCTCTTATTGCGATGAAGCTTTTTTAAAAATTAAAAATGCTTTTTTAATGGGTACTCCTTACCAATTAATTATTTCTGATTTATCTTTTGAGAATGATGGAACTCCTCAAGAATTAAAATCGGGCGATGAACTTATAGAAAAAATAAGACAAGAATTTCCTAAATTAAAAATCATTGTTTTTTCTGTGGAAGACAAATCATATCGAATTCAGAATTTATATAAGAATTTAAAAATTCAAGCCTATATTTGGAAGAATCGTAATGGATTAAAAGAATTAAAAAAAGCGATAGACTTCGTTTCTAGCTCAGATCAATTTTATATTTCTCCCGAATTAAATACAACTATTCACCCTAAAAAAACCATTGAAATTACTGATGTTGATATTTTTTTAATAGATTTTTTATCTAAAGGTTTGCTTCAAGAAGCTATCAGTAAAAAATTAAAAGAAAAAGGAATTAAACCCTCTAGCATTAGTGCTATTGAAAAAAGGTTAAAGCTTTTAAAAGAACATTTTAATGCTAATAACCCAGCGCATTTAGTAGCTATTGCCAAAGACCTTGGGCTTATTTAG
- a CDS encoding DUF6095 family protein has product MSTNYDLLGKGLKYLSILLFLFIASPITLTMGFKALKKFDNTPKEYLAYLILLAAAILVVFTIYFAFKTFNILLKAIFNN; this is encoded by the coding sequence ATGAGTACTAACTATGACTTATTAGGAAAAGGTTTAAAGTATTTAAGTATTTTACTTTTCCTTTTTATAGCTTCTCCCATAACACTTACTATGGGGTTTAAAGCTTTAAAAAAGTTTGATAATACACCTAAAGAATATCTTGCTTATCTTATTTTATTGGCAGCAGCTATCTTAGTTGTTTTTACTATTTACTTTGCTTTTAAAACGTTTAATATTCTACTTAAAGCCATTTTTAATAATTAA
- the ettA gene encoding energy-dependent translational throttle protein EttA translates to MSDDKKVIFSMNKLSKTYKSTGKQVLKDIYLSFFYGAKIGILGLNGSGKSTLLKIIAGVEKNFQGEVTFAPGYKVGYLEQEPQLDPEKTVLEVVKEGVAETVAILDEYNKINDMFGLEEVYSDADKMDKLMAQQAVLQDKIDAANAWELDTKLEIAMDALRTPDSDKKIGVLSGGEKRRVALCRLLLQEPEILLLDEPTNHLDAESVHWLEHHLAQYKGTVIAVTHDRYFLDNVAGWILELDRGEGIPWKGNYAEWLDQKSKRMAQESKTASKHQKTLERELDWVRQGAKGRQTKQKARLKNYDKLMSQDQKQTDEKLEIYIPNGPRLGTNVIEATGVSKAFGDKLLYDNLEFNLPQAGIVGIIGPNGAGKTTIFKMIMGEETPDAGSFNVGETAKIAYVDQAHSDIDPEKTIWENFSDGQDLVMMGGKQVNSRAYLSRFNFSGSEQNKKVSALSGGERNRLHLAMTLKEEGNVLLLDEPTNDLDVNTLRALEEGLENFAGCGVVISHDRWFLDRVCTHILAFEGNSEVYFFEGGFSEYEENKKKRLGGDLMPKRIKYRKLIR, encoded by the coding sequence ATGAGCGACGATAAGAAAGTAATCTTTTCGATGAATAAGTTGTCTAAAACTTATAAATCAACAGGTAAACAAGTTTTAAAAGATATTTATTTAAGCTTCTTCTATGGAGCAAAAATTGGTATTCTAGGTTTAAATGGATCAGGAAAATCAACTTTATTAAAAATTATTGCAGGTGTAGAAAAGAATTTTCAAGGTGAAGTTACTTTTGCACCAGGTTATAAGGTTGGGTACTTAGAGCAAGAGCCACAATTAGATCCAGAGAAAACAGTTTTAGAAGTTGTAAAAGAAGGAGTTGCAGAAACGGTTGCAATTTTAGATGAATACAATAAAATAAACGACATGTTTGGTTTAGAAGAAGTCTATTCTGATGCAGATAAGATGGATAAACTAATGGCACAACAAGCAGTTTTGCAAGATAAAATTGATGCAGCAAATGCTTGGGAGTTAGATACCAAATTAGAAATAGCAATGGATGCGTTAAGAACTCCAGATTCTGATAAGAAAATTGGAGTACTTTCTGGTGGTGAAAAAAGACGTGTTGCCTTATGTAGATTGTTATTACAAGAACCAGAAATTTTGTTATTAGATGAGCCTACCAACCACTTGGATGCTGAATCTGTACACTGGTTAGAGCACCATTTAGCACAATATAAAGGAACTGTAATTGCGGTAACGCACGATAGATATTTCTTAGATAATGTTGCTGGTTGGATTCTTGAATTAGATAGAGGAGAAGGAATTCCTTGGAAAGGAAATTATGCTGAGTGGTTAGATCAAAAATCTAAGCGAATGGCACAAGAGAGCAAAACTGCTTCTAAACATCAAAAAACATTAGAACGAGAATTAGATTGGGTTCGTCAAGGAGCAAAAGGTCGTCAAACAAAGCAAAAAGCACGTTTGAAAAATTATGACAAATTAATGAGTCAAGACCAAAAACAAACGGACGAAAAATTAGAAATCTACATTCCTAATGGACCACGTTTAGGAACCAATGTTATTGAAGCAACAGGTGTTTCTAAAGCATTTGGAGATAAGTTGTTATATGATAATTTAGAGTTTAATCTTCCGCAAGCAGGAATTGTAGGTATTATTGGTCCCAATGGAGCAGGTAAGACTACTATTTTTAAAATGATAATGGGAGAAGAAACTCCGGATGCAGGAAGCTTTAATGTAGGTGAAACTGCTAAAATAGCTTATGTAGATCAAGCACATTCAGACATCGACCCAGAAAAAACAATTTGGGAAAACTTTTCTGACGGTCAAGATTTAGTAATGATGGGAGGTAAGCAAGTAAATTCTCGTGCTTATTTAAGTCGTTTTAATTTTTCTGGTAGTGAGCAAAATAAAAAAGTAAGTGCGCTTTCTGGTGGAGAGCGTAACCGTTTGCATTTAGCTATGACTTTAAAAGAAGAAGGAAACGTTTTACTGTTAGATGAGCCAACAAACGACTTGGATGTAAATACACTAAGAGCATTAGAAGAAGGTCTAGAAAATTTTGCTGGTTGTGGTGTAGTTATTAGTCACGATAGATGGTTTTTAGATAGAGTTTGTACACATATTTTAGCTTTTGAAGGGAATAGTGAAGTCTATTTCTTTGAAGGTGGTTTCTCTGAATATGAAGAAAACAAAAAGAAACGTTTAGGTGGAGATTTAATGCCAAAACGAATTAAATATAGAAAGTTAATTCGATAA
- a CDS encoding DinB family protein, producing the protein MIKAIEQNLQKGIQLLKNISDEQYSNNSVAPYNASIGCHMRHILDVFSCLIKGLDAKFIDLSVRERNGCAEKETSLGIEYFETVIHQLKKISEEDYNTVIKVSDDMGLGKVTANYTIAAMLMQAQSHTTHHFASIGYIVYQLGIELPNTDFGYNPTTPKKVHA; encoded by the coding sequence ATGATTAAAGCGATTGAGCAAAATTTACAAAAAGGGATTCAATTATTAAAAAATATTTCAGACGAACAATATTCAAACAACTCTGTGGCTCCCTATAATGCTAGTATTGGTTGCCATATGCGTCATATTTTAGATGTTTTTTCTTGTCTAATAAAAGGGTTAGATGCTAAGTTTATAGATTTGTCTGTGAGAGAACGAAATGGATGTGCAGAAAAAGAAACCAGTTTAGGAATCGAATATTTTGAAACTGTAATTCATCAACTTAAAAAAATATCAGAAGAAGATTATAATACTGTAATTAAGGTTTCTGATGATATGGGCTTGGGCAAAGTAACTGCTAATTATACAATTGCAGCAATGTTAATGCAGGCACAAAGCCATACAACTCATCATTTTGCAAGTATTGGTTATATCGTTTACCAATTAGGAATTGAGTTGCCAAACACAGATTTTGGTTACAACCCTACAACACCTAAAAAGGTACATGCATAA